A genomic window from Melopsittacus undulatus isolate bMelUnd1 chromosome 7, bMelUnd1.mat.Z, whole genome shotgun sequence includes:
- the ABCE1 gene encoding ATP-binding cassette sub-family E member 1 yields the protein MADKLTRIAIVNHDKCKPKKCRQECKKSCPVVRMGKLCIEVTSQCKIAWISETLCIGCGICIKKCPFAALSIVNLPSNLEKETTHRYCANAFKLHRLPIPRPGEVLGLVGTNGIGKSTALKILAGKQKPNLGKYDDPPDWQEILTYFRGSELQNYFTKILEDDLKAIIKPQYVDQIPKAAKGTVGSILDRKDETKTQTVVCQQLDLTHLKERNVEDLSGGELQRFACAVVCIQKADIFMFDEPSSYLDVKQRLKAAITIRSLINPDRYIIVVEHDLSVLDYLSDFICCLYGVPSAYGVVTMPFSVREGINIFLDGYVPTENLRFRDASLVFKVAETANEEEVKKMCMYKYPGMKKKMGEFELSIVAGEFTDSEIMVMLGENGTGKTTFIRMLAGRLTPDEGGEVPVLNVSYKPQKISPKSTGSVRQLLHEKIRDAYTHPQFVTDVMKPLQIENIIDQEVQTLSGGELQRVALALCLGKPADVYLIDEPSAYLDSEQRLMAARVIKRFILHAKKTAFVVEHDFIMATYLADRVIVFDGIPSKNTLANSPQTLLAGMNKFLSQLEITFRRDPNNYRPRINKLNSIKDVEQKKSGNYFFLDD from the exons ATGGCAGACAAATTAACAAGAATTGCTATTGtcaaccatgacaagtgtaagcCAAAGAAATGCCGGCAAGAATGCAAGAAAAGTTGTCCTGTGGTTCGAATGG GAAAACTTTGCATAGAAGTCACATCACAGTGCAAAATAGCTTGGATCTCAGAAACACTTTGTATTGGCTGTGGTATTTGCATCAAG AAATGTCCTTTTGCAGCCTTGTCAATTGTTAACTTACCTAGCAACCTGGAGAAAGAAACCACGCATAGATACTGTGCCAATGCCTTCAAACTTcacag GTTGCCTATCCCTCGTCCAGGTGAAGTACTGGGATTGGTTGGAACCAATGGTATTGGGAAATCAACTGCCTTGAAAATTttagcaggaaaacagaagccAAATCTTGGAAAATATGAT GATCCACCTGACTGGCAAGAAATTTTGACTTATTTCCGAGGATCTGaattgcaaaattattttaccaAGATCCTGGAAGATGACCTAAAAGCTATCATTAAACCTCAGTACGTGGACCAGATCCCTAAAGCTGCAAAG GGAACAGTGGGATCAATTCTGGATAGGAAGGATGAAACCAAGACACAAACCGTTGTGTGTCAGCAGCTTG ACTTAACCcatctgaaggaaagaaatgttgAGGACCTTTCAGGAGGAGAACTTCAGAGATTTGCTTGTGCAGTTGTTTGCATTCAGAAGGCTGATAT CTTCATGTTTGATGAACCTTCTAGCTACCTAGATGTCAAACAGCGCTTGAAGGCTGCCATCACTATTCGATCTCTAATAAACCCTGACAG GTACATTATTGTCGTAGAGCATGATCTAAGCGTGTTAGATTATCTCTCTGACTTTATCTGCTGCCTGTACGGTGTGCCAAGTGCTTATGGTGTTGTTACCATGCCCTTCAGCGTAAGAGAAG GCATAAACATTTTCTTAGATGGCTATGTTCCAACAGAAAATCTGAGGTTTCGAGATGCATCTCTGGTATTTAAAGTGGCTGAGACAGCTAATGAAGAAGAGGTTAAAAAGATGTGTATGTACAAATAtccaggaatgaaaaaaaagatgggAGAATTTGAACTATCCATAGTAGCTGGAGAATTCACAGATTCTGAAATTATGGTGATGTTAGGGGAAAATG GAACTGGCAAAACTACATTTATCCGGATGCTTGCAGGAAGACTTACACCTGATGAAGGAG GTGAGGTTCCAGTCCTTAATGTCAGCTACAAACCACAGAAGATCAGTCCTAAATCTACA gGAAGTGTCCGTCAGCTACTGCATGAAAAGATCAGAGATGCCTACACACACCCCCAGTTTGTAACTGATGTAATGAAACCTCTTCAGATAGAAAACATCATTGATCAGGAG GTTCAGACATTGTCTGGGGGTGAGTTGCAGCGCGTTGCATTAGCTCTTTGTCTTGGTAAACCTGCTGATGTCTACCTGATTGATGAACCCTCAGCATATTTGGACTCTGAACAACGTCTAATGGCTGCTAGAGTCATTAAACG tttcattctCCACGctaaaaaaacagcttttgtggTAGAACATGATTTTATCATGGCTACATACCTTGCTGATCGTGTGATTGTTTTTGATGGTATTCCTTCCAAGAACACACTTGCCAACAG TCCACAGACTCTTTTGGCTGGAATGAATAAGTTTTTATCTCAACTTGAAATCACTTTTAGAAGAGACCCCAACAATTACAGACCAAGAATAAACAAACTCAATTCGATCAAG GATGTTGAACAAAAGAAGAGTGGGAACTACTTTTTCCTGGATGATTAA